A single genomic interval of Hafnia alvei harbors:
- a CDS encoding YnbE family lipoprotein, whose protein sequence is MSNLKVWLLATAVCVPLTGCIPRIEVAAPKEPITINMNVKIEHEIHIKVDKDVENLLKTQSGLF, encoded by the coding sequence ATGAGCAACCTTAAGGTTTGGCTACTGGCAACGGCAGTCTGTGTACCATTGACGGGATGCATTCCCCGCATTGAGGTAGCCGCGCCAAAAGAGCCGATTACCATCAATATGAACGTCAAAATTGAACACGAAATTCATATCAAAGTGGATAAAGACGTCGAGAATTTATTAAAAACCCAATCGGGGCTGTTCTAA
- a CDS encoding 2-hydroxyacid dehydrogenase, which translates to MKLAIYSTKQYDRKYLELVNKEFGFELEFFDFLLSPKTAKVAQGCEAVCIFVNDDASREVLTELAALGVKIIALRCAGFNNVDLGAAKELGLEVVRVPAYSPEAVAEHAVGLMMSLNRRIHRAYQRTRDANFSLEGLIGFNMHNRTAGVIGTGKIGVATMRILKGFGMKLLAYDPYPNPQALELGAEYVDLKTLYEKSDVITLHCPLTPENHHLLDASAFSQMKNGVMIINTSRGGLIDSDAAIEALKQQKIGSLGMDVYENERDLFFEDKSNDVIQDDVFRRLSACHNVLFTGHQAFLTEEALTSISETTLNNIRTLANGEHCENQITA; encoded by the coding sequence ATGAAGCTCGCGATTTACAGTACTAAACAGTATGACCGCAAATATCTTGAACTAGTAAATAAAGAATTCGGTTTCGAGCTGGAGTTTTTTGACTTTCTGTTAAGCCCTAAAACGGCAAAAGTGGCACAGGGCTGCGAAGCCGTGTGTATTTTTGTCAACGACGATGCGAGCCGCGAAGTGCTGACCGAACTGGCTGCGCTAGGCGTTAAAATTATCGCGCTGCGCTGCGCTGGCTTTAATAACGTTGATCTTGGCGCAGCCAAAGAGCTTGGCTTAGAGGTGGTACGCGTACCGGCCTATTCACCGGAAGCGGTCGCAGAACACGCCGTCGGGTTGATGATGAGCCTTAACCGCCGCATTCATCGCGCCTATCAACGTACCCGCGACGCCAACTTCTCGCTGGAAGGATTGATTGGCTTTAATATGCATAACCGCACCGCGGGCGTGATTGGCACCGGTAAAATCGGCGTGGCTACCATGCGTATCCTGAAAGGCTTCGGCATGAAACTGCTGGCCTATGACCCATACCCAAACCCACAGGCGTTAGAATTAGGCGCAGAGTATGTGGATTTGAAAACGCTGTATGAGAAATCTGACGTTATCACCCTGCACTGCCCGTTAACGCCAGAAAACCATCATCTTTTGGATGCGTCTGCGTTTAGCCAGATGAAAAACGGTGTGATGATCATCAACACCAGTCGCGGCGGCCTGATCGATTCAGATGCGGCGATTGAGGCGTTGAAGCAGCAGAAAATTGGTTCGCTGGGAATGGACGTTTATGAAAACGAACGCGATCTGTTCTTTGAAGATAAATCTAATGACGTGATTCAAGATGACGTATTCCGTCGCCTGTCGGCCTGTCACAACGTGTTGTTTACCGGCCATCAGGCCTTCTTGACCGAAGAGGCGCTGACCAGTATTTCTGAAACCACGCTGAATAACATTCGCACGCTGGCCAACGGTGAGCACTGTGAAAATCAGATCACCGCATAG
- a CDS encoding DMSO/selenate family reductase complex A subunit translates to MSGTDKTPSGISRRHFVKATSALAATPLFFNRSATASQLKTSPNLVLSAPEERVVPTCSTFDCGGKCDIRAHVADGVVTRITTRPDNELDEEMPIMRACVRGRGYRKFVYHPDRLKYPMKRVGKRGEGKFERISWDEATTLIADNLKRITEKYGPSSRYVHVGTAVSGGTFSGDAMVRRLLNLTGGHLQYYHSVSMGNTAAATPYTYGVAASGSSLDTLTDTKLVILWGHNTTETIFGHSNHYFQQMKQNGTRFVVVDPRYSDTASSLADEWIPLRPSTDNAMMDAMMYVIVTENLHDQAFINRYTLGFDESSMPEGIPENESLVAYLTGAKDGVKKTPEWAERITHVPAQTIRQLARDYASTKPAVLIQGWGPQRHNCGERTARGSTLLATLTGNVGVKGGWAAGYGGIGNRKFTTGPEMPDNPVKEKISVMNWVQAADDASKVTQQDGLTGADKLNSNIRILFSHAGNYLANQNPDINKTIGVLQDESKIEFIVATDLYLTPSAKYADLLLPETSFMERWNIGETWGTGNYLVLSEKLIEPLFEARTDYNWLREVAAKLGVEEKFSLGRDEKQWIEQIWEATRMSMPDENLPTFAALQTQRRHLFKSKPYVAFEDNIRDPDNHPFATPSGKIEIFSKRLYDMHHPEIPALSHYVPAHEGPEDALAEKYPLQLITWKGKNRANSTQYANPWLQEVQTQRLWINPLDAEKRGIVQGDTVKIHNDRGISLVPAEVTPRIMPGVVAMQAGAWWQPDANGIDHGGCANVLSSSRITALAKGNSHQTMLVEVAKA, encoded by the coding sequence ATGTCAGGAACAGATAAAACACCGTCAGGGATATCACGTCGACATTTTGTTAAAGCGACCTCAGCCTTGGCTGCAACGCCACTGTTTTTTAATCGTAGCGCCACCGCTTCGCAACTTAAGACCAGCCCCAACCTAGTTCTTTCAGCACCGGAAGAGCGTGTGGTTCCTACATGCAGTACTTTTGACTGCGGCGGTAAATGCGATATTCGTGCGCATGTTGCAGACGGTGTAGTAACACGTATCACCACACGTCCCGATAACGAACTGGATGAAGAAATGCCGATCATGCGAGCCTGTGTTCGCGGACGCGGTTATCGTAAATTCGTCTATCATCCTGACCGCCTGAAATACCCGATGAAGCGCGTAGGTAAACGCGGTGAAGGCAAATTCGAGCGTATCAGTTGGGATGAAGCAACAACGCTGATTGCAGACAATCTTAAACGCATCACGGAGAAGTACGGCCCATCCTCACGCTACGTGCATGTTGGCACCGCGGTCAGCGGTGGCACCTTTAGCGGCGATGCTATGGTGCGCCGCCTGTTAAACCTGACCGGTGGACACCTCCAGTATTATCATTCCGTCAGTATGGGCAACACCGCAGCCGCCACGCCTTATACTTATGGCGTCGCCGCCAGCGGCAGCAGCCTAGATACGCTCACCGACACCAAGCTGGTTATTCTCTGGGGTCATAACACCACAGAAACTATATTTGGCCACAGCAACCACTATTTTCAGCAGATGAAGCAAAACGGGACGCGATTCGTCGTGGTCGATCCTCGTTACTCGGATACCGCTTCCTCTCTTGCCGATGAGTGGATCCCGCTACGTCCGTCCACGGATAACGCGATGATGGACGCGATGATGTACGTCATCGTCACTGAAAATCTGCACGACCAAGCCTTTATTAATCGCTATACCCTTGGTTTTGATGAAAGCTCAATGCCTGAAGGCATTCCTGAGAACGAATCGTTGGTTGCGTATTTGACTGGCGCAAAAGACGGCGTTAAGAAGACCCCTGAATGGGCCGAGCGCATCACTCACGTCCCAGCGCAAACTATTCGCCAGTTGGCACGAGATTATGCGTCCACTAAACCTGCTGTTCTTATCCAAGGCTGGGGCCCACAAAGGCACAACTGCGGCGAACGCACTGCTCGAGGCTCAACGCTGCTGGCGACGCTGACCGGCAACGTCGGTGTGAAAGGCGGATGGGCGGCAGGCTACGGCGGCATCGGTAACCGGAAATTCACGACAGGCCCGGAGATGCCGGACAATCCAGTGAAAGAGAAAATCTCCGTCATGAACTGGGTTCAGGCCGCCGACGACGCTAGCAAAGTCACTCAGCAGGATGGTCTAACCGGGGCCGATAAGCTCAACAGCAATATTCGTATTTTGTTCTCACATGCCGGTAACTATCTGGCAAATCAAAACCCGGACATCAACAAAACCATTGGCGTTTTGCAGGATGAATCGAAAATTGAATTCATCGTGGCGACCGATCTGTATCTCACGCCAAGTGCAAAATACGCCGACCTGCTGCTGCCGGAAACCAGCTTTATGGAACGCTGGAACATCGGCGAAACCTGGGGAACCGGCAACTATCTGGTGCTTTCAGAAAAGCTGATCGAGCCTCTGTTCGAGGCCCGGACCGACTATAACTGGCTACGTGAAGTCGCTGCTAAGCTAGGCGTTGAGGAAAAATTCAGCCTTGGCCGCGATGAAAAGCAGTGGATTGAACAAATCTGGGAGGCGACTCGGATGTCAATGCCAGATGAAAATCTGCCGACCTTTGCGGCCCTGCAGACACAGCGTCGTCATCTATTTAAGAGTAAGCCATACGTTGCTTTTGAAGACAATATTCGTGATCCGGATAATCATCCTTTCGCAACGCCGTCGGGCAAAATTGAGATTTTCTCTAAACGTCTTTACGACATGCACCACCCGGAAATCCCTGCGCTTTCCCACTACGTTCCCGCACACGAAGGTCCTGAAGATGCGCTGGCGGAGAAATATCCTCTGCAATTGATCACCTGGAAAGGTAAAAACCGTGCTAACTCCACGCAATATGCCAACCCATGGCTGCAGGAAGTGCAGACCCAGAGACTGTGGATTAACCCGCTGGATGCTGAAAAACGTGGCATCGTCCAAGGCGACACGGTGAAGATTCACAACGATCGAGGCATCAGTCTGGTACCGGCTGAAGTCACCCCCCGCATTATGCCGGGTGTGGTCGCCATGCAGGCCGGGGCTTGGTGGCAGCCGGATGCCAACGGTATAGACCATGGAGGCTGCGCCAACGTGCTGAGTTCATCACGTATCACAGCGCTGGCAAAAGGAAATTCACATCAGACTATGCTGGTTGAGGTAGCAAAAGCATGA
- a CDS encoding DUF333 domain-containing protein: protein MIAKLSLALAIGLLLSGCSSEPEQQATSANVHQRIGMSNAAAENCALAGGTLALSSQLDGSSVGMCQLPDGKRCGESALMRGACPAN, encoded by the coding sequence ATGATAGCAAAGTTAAGTTTAGCCCTTGCGATAGGTCTTTTGCTGTCGGGATGTAGCAGTGAGCCTGAGCAGCAGGCAACCAGTGCCAACGTTCATCAGCGTATCGGGATGTCAAATGCGGCGGCTGAAAATTGCGCGTTGGCGGGGGGGACTCTGGCTCTTTCTAGTCAACTCGATGGTAGTTCGGTCGGCATGTGCCAATTACCGGATGGCAAACGCTGCGGCGAATCCGCATTGATGCGTGGTGCCTGTCCCGCCAACTAA
- a CDS encoding META domain-containing protein yields MKFKTLSLALSSVLLAACTTQAPQPLQQSDLLHRHFVLQSVDGKVITGAKTRMEPGIEFGEKMHVSGAMCNRFMGQGELNNNTLKVANLASTRMACIDPARAELDPIISDVLSKGADISLVKGQLVMKNAKHTLVYQQRDWM; encoded by the coding sequence ATGAAATTTAAAACACTATCTCTGGCATTAAGTTCAGTTTTACTTGCCGCATGTACGACTCAGGCACCACAGCCGTTGCAGCAAAGCGATCTTTTACATCGCCATTTTGTCTTACAAAGCGTAGATGGAAAAGTCATCACCGGTGCAAAAACGCGTATGGAACCCGGAATTGAGTTTGGCGAAAAAATGCATGTTTCTGGGGCGATGTGTAACCGCTTTATGGGCCAAGGTGAGCTGAACAATAATACATTGAAGGTGGCGAATTTAGCCTCAACCCGTATGGCGTGTATCGATCCCGCTCGTGCAGAGTTAGATCCCATTATTAGCGATGTATTGAGTAAAGGTGCGGATATTTCTTTAGTGAAGGGGCAACTGGTCATGAAAAATGCCAAGCATACGCTGGTGTACCAGCAGCGAGATTGGATGTAA
- a CDS encoding dimethyl sulfoxide reductase anchor subunit family protein — MIVQEWPLIFFTLLVQGSVGTTVLLSLILLFAGHSLDQAQRRRFLLAPLIIAVAAGGCGLIASTLHLGYPLNAFNALRHFSSSWLSREIIFASLYLAAVGIAAVLALFLRKVCLPLLLVGSVLGLIDVYCMGAIYIHTTIATWTHLNTWFMFFGAVLSIGSAVGIWLSTKLNDKFRQRVTAAALAVMTVSILVRLLEQMSYFSYLSQAKINQIVTFPHQPLVIFDQLRTLYFASWVLLLVGIALMGMSIYACKRRSMVVLGGCAVIVAEVLLRVVFFTLS; from the coding sequence ATGATTGTGCAAGAATGGCCACTGATTTTCTTTACGTTACTGGTACAGGGTTCCGTTGGTACGACCGTACTGCTGTCGTTAATCCTGCTGTTTGCTGGTCACTCATTAGACCAAGCCCAACGCCGTCGTTTCCTGCTGGCACCGCTGATTATCGCCGTTGCGGCTGGTGGATGTGGATTGATTGCTTCCACCCTTCACCTTGGCTATCCGCTCAACGCTTTTAACGCGCTGCGTCACTTCAGCAGCTCATGGCTAAGCCGGGAAATTATTTTTGCCAGCCTCTATCTGGCAGCCGTAGGTATCGCTGCGGTGCTGGCGCTATTTCTGCGGAAAGTGTGCCTGCCACTGCTGCTGGTCGGGTCCGTGTTGGGCTTAATCGACGTTTACTGCATGGGGGCGATCTATATCCATACCACCATCGCAACGTGGACCCATTTAAACACTTGGTTCATGTTCTTCGGGGCCGTGTTGAGTATTGGCTCGGCGGTGGGTATCTGGCTGTCTACCAAGCTGAACGATAAGTTTCGTCAGCGTGTCACCGCGGCTGCACTGGCGGTTATGACCGTCAGCATCTTGGTGCGACTGCTGGAGCAGATGAGTTATTTCAGCTATCTATCTCAGGCTAAGATCAACCAGATTGTGACCTTCCCTCACCAGCCACTGGTTATCTTTGACCAACTACGCACCTTGTATTTCGCTTCGTGGGTGCTGCTGTTAGTGGGTATTGCGCTGATGGGCATGTCGATTTACGCCTGCAAACGCCGCTCTATGGTGGTGCTGGGAGGCTGTGCGGTAATTGTTGCCGAAGTCCTACTGCGCGTCGTGTTTTTCACGCTGAGCTGA
- a CDS encoding GNAT family N-acetyltransferase, protein MVLDTPVLMTDRLVLRTHRLEDFPDLCAMWSDPEIVKFIGGSPQTPEQVWQRLLRYTGNWALFNYGYWAVFDKSTQQYIGNIGLAENHREIEPSLRYPEMGWTFIPSFHGKGYALEAAKCVLAWADEVLKTPVCCIIDEENVRSVRLAEKCGFTLRKETGYHGNMIYIMERNNVISRTV, encoded by the coding sequence ATGGTGCTGGATACGCCGGTCTTAATGACCGATCGACTGGTTTTACGGACCCACCGGCTAGAGGATTTTCCCGACCTTTGCGCCATGTGGTCAGATCCTGAAATTGTGAAATTTATTGGTGGTTCGCCACAAACTCCCGAGCAAGTTTGGCAGCGTCTGTTACGCTATACAGGTAACTGGGCACTTTTCAATTATGGCTACTGGGCCGTTTTTGATAAGAGCACACAGCAATACATCGGCAATATTGGCCTCGCTGAAAATCATCGTGAAATTGAACCTAGCCTACGCTATCCCGAAATGGGATGGACGTTTATTCCTTCTTTTCATGGCAAAGGTTACGCGTTAGAAGCTGCAAAATGCGTTCTTGCTTGGGCGGATGAAGTGCTAAAAACGCCGGTGTGTTGCATCATCGATGAAGAAAATGTTCGTTCGGTTCGCTTAGCTGAAAAATGTGGTTTCACGTTACGTAAAGAGACGGGTTATCACGGCAACATGATTTATATCATGGAGCGCAATAATGTGATCTCCCGCACGGTCTAG
- a CDS encoding YdbH family protein, whose product MVKWLKRLFAALIAILLALTFLWLTVAHWLPWVIKQWLPAGTRVEFSARPYWSNGALHLPGLSYLAEDCRLGDLSAARLRYQQGRWQMLADTLDVNTQCLEKLPSSDTPSAPLELDKIQRSLPLFDVAINHLIVSPWQDYAGAISVVNNADGQTVRYRSDRLSLDARLDDTQKLTVKKLSLKVPQTDQPIELDGELQIPLDVASLPRSGNMQAQLKTPFVDQPLLLISEWKNKQGNLKIVAKGDKTPLADLPWTVSRHEIHVNQGQWRWPYAQQPLQGGIDLTLTNWDKNYQQTQIEARMNVLTQGNHGKGNVVVNLGPGKLSVIDSSMAFRVTGLVNSQNLSLTASIPGLLTGSVLNPLLTLDSGSLLRAWGRLDDQTTLQEARWPLAGIKLNAEGVTGRLQAIMKVKDSYWGNFKLHLDGQAQQFLPDKGQWQWQYWGNGDLPPLAAKWDVGGRGEWLGDTIRLNQLSTGFDKIHYGMMTVVKPRLTIGQPIVWVRDEKQPKFTGAFILDTNKVELENGGYLPHAILNLAAAGTAPDQFLLKGDLHAERIGPIKLNGRWDGERLRGEAWWAKQPTAVFQPLLSPDLNITLRDGDFYAQAAFSAAREQGFEAGGHMVVKNAGMWLKDGEMSGLDFIMAYRLKNDVWQLGAKQPISLRIKHLSNLFEMSNISADLQGYYPYSDRAPLVLSNVGVDMLKGHIGFDALRLPQPASTVLRLKDIDLSVLFTALKPKQFAMSGWVDGELPLYLKDSQWLIRNGWIDNASMLTLRLDPDMADAMAANNMAAGAAIEWLRYMEISRSRAEVNLSNLGVLTMAATIRGVNPQQSAHREVVLNYHHEENIFELWRSLRFGDNLQEWLEQSLSTPARSEHEQP is encoded by the coding sequence ATGGTCAAGTGGCTCAAAAGGTTATTTGCAGCGCTGATCGCCATATTATTGGCATTAACGTTTCTCTGGTTAACGGTGGCGCATTGGCTGCCGTGGGTAATTAAACAGTGGCTTCCTGCCGGAACGCGCGTTGAGTTTAGCGCTCGTCCGTATTGGTCGAACGGTGCATTGCATCTGCCGGGGCTGAGCTATCTGGCGGAGGATTGTCGTTTGGGCGATCTGTCTGCGGCACGCTTACGCTATCAGCAAGGTCGCTGGCAAATGCTGGCAGACACGCTTGACGTAAATACCCAGTGTTTGGAAAAGCTCCCTTCATCTGATACTCCCTCTGCACCGCTTGAGCTGGATAAAATTCAGCGCTCTTTACCGCTGTTTGACGTGGCGATAAACCATCTCATCGTGAGCCCATGGCAGGACTATGCCGGAGCCATCAGCGTGGTCAATAACGCCGATGGGCAGACGGTACGCTACCGTAGCGACCGCCTTAGCCTTGATGCACGTCTCGATGACACACAAAAACTCACGGTTAAAAAACTATCGCTAAAGGTTCCTCAAACAGATCAGCCAATAGAGTTGGATGGTGAGTTGCAAATACCGCTGGATGTAGCTTCACTACCGCGCAGCGGCAACATGCAGGCCCAGCTCAAAACGCCGTTTGTTGACCAGCCTCTGCTGTTGATTTCTGAATGGAAGAACAAACAAGGCAATTTGAAGATTGTTGCTAAGGGTGATAAAACGCCGTTGGCCGATTTGCCGTGGACGGTGAGCCGCCATGAAATCCACGTTAATCAAGGTCAGTGGCGTTGGCCTTATGCGCAGCAACCGTTGCAGGGCGGTATCGATCTCACCCTGACCAACTGGGATAAAAATTACCAGCAAACACAGATTGAAGCGCGGATGAACGTGCTCACGCAGGGCAACCACGGGAAGGGTAACGTGGTTGTCAATCTCGGCCCAGGCAAGCTTAGCGTGATCGATAGCAGTATGGCATTCCGCGTGACCGGTCTTGTTAACAGTCAAAACCTGTCTTTAACGGCCTCGATCCCCGGTCTACTAACCGGCAGCGTGCTAAATCCGTTGCTGACGCTAGATAGTGGATCGCTACTGCGGGCATGGGGGCGTTTAGACGATCAAACTACGCTGCAAGAAGCGCGTTGGCCGCTGGCAGGCATTAAGCTCAACGCGGAAGGTGTTACCGGTCGTTTACAGGCCATCATGAAAGTAAAAGACAGCTACTGGGGTAATTTCAAATTGCACCTCGATGGCCAGGCGCAGCAATTCTTGCCTGATAAAGGACAGTGGCAGTGGCAATATTGGGGTAACGGTGATTTACCCCCGCTGGCGGCGAAATGGGATGTGGGTGGCCGTGGTGAATGGCTAGGGGATACTATCCGCCTTAATCAGCTTTCGACCGGATTTGATAAAATCCACTATGGCATGATGACGGTGGTCAAACCGCGTTTAACCATCGGCCAGCCGATCGTTTGGGTTAGGGATGAAAAACAGCCGAAATTTACCGGTGCTTTTATTCTTGATACCAATAAGGTGGAGTTGGAAAACGGCGGTTATCTCCCGCATGCCATTTTAAACCTTGCTGCTGCGGGAACTGCACCGGATCAGTTCTTATTAAAAGGCGATCTTCACGCCGAACGTATTGGCCCCATCAAGCTAAACGGCCGCTGGGACGGGGAACGACTGCGCGGCGAAGCCTGGTGGGCAAAACAACCTACGGCAGTATTCCAACCGCTGCTATCGCCTGATCTGAATATCACGCTGCGTGACGGTGATTTTTATGCACAGGCCGCATTCTCGGCAGCGCGAGAACAGGGCTTCGAAGCGGGCGGGCACATGGTGGTGAAAAACGCCGGTATGTGGCTGAAAGATGGGGAGATGAGTGGCTTAGATTTCATCATGGCCTATCGTCTGAAAAATGATGTGTGGCAGTTAGGTGCTAAGCAGCCGATTAGCCTGCGGATTAAACACCTGTCTAACCTGTTTGAGATGAGTAATATTTCGGCTGACCTACAGGGCTACTATCCCTATAGCGATCGCGCCCCGTTGGTGCTGTCAAACGTCGGTGTCGATATGCTGAAAGGCCATATTGGCTTTGATGCACTGCGTCTCCCGCAACCGGCATCAACGGTCTTGAGACTGAAAGATATCGATCTCAGCGTGCTGTTTACCGCGCTAAAACCAAAGCAGTTTGCGATGTCGGGCTGGGTAGACGGTGAACTGCCGTTATATCTGAAAGATTCTCAATGGCTCATTCGTAACGGCTGGATTGACAACGCGTCTATGCTGACGCTGCGTCTCGACCCTGATATGGCTGATGCAATGGCTGCCAACAACATGGCTGCGGGGGCGGCGATTGAGTGGCTGCGTTATATGGAGATAAGCCGTTCGCGAGCCGAAGTGAATTTAAGTAATTTAGGGGTGCTCACCATGGCGGCGACGATCCGTGGTGTGAATCCTCAGCAAAGCGCACACCGTGAGGTCGTGCTTAACTATCATCATGAAGAAAATATTTTCGAGCTTTGGCGGAGTTTACGTTTTGGCGATAATTTACAGGAGTGGTTGGAGCAAAGCCTCTCAACCCCTGCGAGGAGTGAGCATGAGCAACCTTAA
- a CDS encoding glycogen synthesis protein — MVKTTAQRVSTSDGNNFGENNMDFLASSIALMESQGREMDASKVCGNMSTKQRELFNQRLAHYRQALLVEHIA, encoded by the coding sequence ATGGTAAAGACTACCGCACAGCGTGTTTCAACGAGTGATGGAAACAATTTTGGCGAAAATAATATGGATTTTTTAGCCAGCAGCATTGCATTAATGGAGTCTCAAGGACGTGAGATGGATGCCAGCAAAGTGTGTGGCAACATGTCGACCAAGCAGCGAGAGCTGTTTAATCAGCGTTTAGCTCATTATCGTCAGGCACTGCTGGTGGAGCATATCGCCTAA
- a CDS encoding YdbL family protein gives MRKSLIALLGAGLLFSSAVFALTLDQAKQQGRVGETLSGYIVAIKQDKETLALVQQINTGRAEKYQEVANNNHISREDVAKMAGQKLVERAASGEYVRGINGQWLRKP, from the coding sequence ATGAGAAAGTCGTTAATCGCTCTATTGGGTGCCGGTTTACTGTTTAGCAGCGCCGTTTTTGCGCTCACCCTCGATCAAGCCAAACAGCAAGGCCGCGTGGGTGAAACCTTGAGTGGCTACATTGTGGCTATTAAACAAGACAAGGAAACGTTGGCGCTGGTGCAACAAATCAATACCGGGCGCGCCGAGAAATATCAGGAAGTGGCAAACAATAACCATATTAGCCGTGAAGACGTCGCAAAAATGGCAGGGCAAAAGCTGGTGGAACGCGCCGCTTCTGGTGAATATGTGCGTGGTATCAACGGACAGTGGCTGAGAAAACCCTAG
- a CDS encoding DMSO/selenate family reductase complex B subunit, producing MSKFIELAPVSTKQLGFFIDSSRCSGCKACQVACKDKNNLEVGRRFRRVYEVKGGGFTPTGNGGMLNNVYAYTLSISCNHCSDPICTKNCPTTAMHKRPGDGIVLVDTNKCVGCGYCAWSCPYGAPQMNTQTGQMSKCDFCVDLQTKGEKPMCVATCPLGAIKFGPIDELRAQYGNICDVQGLPDSSITHPNLVIKPHQGAEQGGK from the coding sequence ATGAGCAAATTTATAGAGCTGGCTCCGGTGAGCACCAAACAACTCGGTTTCTTTATTGATTCTTCCCGCTGCTCCGGCTGCAAAGCGTGTCAGGTGGCATGCAAGGATAAAAATAATCTGGAAGTGGGTCGCCGGTTTCGTCGCGTTTATGAAGTAAAAGGCGGCGGATTCACGCCAACCGGTAACGGCGGGATGCTGAATAACGTTTACGCCTATACCCTCTCCATCTCCTGCAACCATTGCAGCGATCCGATTTGCACCAAAAACTGCCCAACTACAGCGATGCACAAGCGTCCCGGTGACGGCATCGTGCTGGTCGATACCAACAAATGCGTCGGCTGTGGCTACTGCGCCTGGTCCTGCCCTTATGGCGCACCGCAGATGAATACACAGACGGGTCAAATGTCGAAATGTGATTTCTGTGTCGATCTGCAGACAAAAGGCGAAAAGCCAATGTGTGTGGCAACCTGCCCATTAGGGGCAATCAAATTTGGGCCAATTGACGAACTTCGCGCGCAGTATGGCAATATTTGCGACGTTCAGGGGCTGCCAGACTCGTCCATTACACATCCGAATTTGGTGATCAAACCGCATCAGGGTGCAGAACAGGGAGGTAAATGA
- a CDS encoding 4Fe-4S binding protein, translating to MDFLSLKKARPSVGRACLRNRLRHSECQACQDACPLGAIRLNNGSAGIDADSCIGCARCLFVCPASAIENLAPPQRAYRDSALVAPLSLIPPTTEELRLWHSQHHIRSVEIHPDEHHGWLVSIAELNRHLDLVGETMWTLAPPPQNNINAGRRRWLQINRVTAGTKAVSPVAASPTATLAIIMDTNSCYLCGACAKICPQQAITLSEQELTLDPHRCNGCKACENVCFPKAIEVKLSATALPRNYAVFKATCSSCQQTFASWREDVDRCHICKRHTYGMREA from the coding sequence ATGGATTTTCTTTCCCTCAAAAAAGCCCGTCCTTCCGTGGGGCGGGCTTGTTTAAGAAACCGACTTCGCCATAGCGAGTGTCAAGCCTGTCAGGATGCCTGTCCGCTTGGGGCAATCCGTCTCAATAACGGGTCGGCAGGCATTGATGCAGATAGCTGTATCGGTTGTGCGAGATGTCTTTTCGTTTGTCCTGCCTCCGCGATTGAGAATCTGGCTCCTCCACAGCGCGCTTATCGGGACAGCGCTCTGGTCGCCCCTTTAAGTCTTATTCCCCCCACAACTGAAGAACTACGACTCTGGCACAGCCAGCATCACATCCGCTCGGTAGAAATTCATCCCGATGAACACCATGGCTGGCTGGTATCCATTGCTGAACTCAACCGGCATCTGGATCTCGTTGGTGAAACGATGTGGACTCTGGCCCCGCCACCGCAAAACAACATCAATGCCGGACGCCGCCGCTGGCTGCAAATTAATCGGGTAACGGCTGGCACTAAGGCTGTCTCACCCGTTGCCGCTTCACCCACGGCAACGCTGGCTATCATCATGGACACCAACAGCTGCTACCTTTGCGGCGCATGCGCTAAAATCTGCCCACAGCAGGCAATTACGCTATCAGAACAAGAACTGACGCTCGACCCGCACCGCTGCAACGGCTGTAAAGCCTGTGAAAACGTCTGTTTTCCAAAGGCAATAGAAGTTAAACTCTCTGCCACTGCCCTCCCAAGAAATTATGCCGTTTTCAAAGCAACGTGCTCCTCATGCCAACAGACATTCGCCAGCTGGCGAGAGGATGTTGACAGATGTCATATCTGCAAGCGTCATACGTACGGTATGCGGGAAGCCTAA